Proteins found in one Nostoc sp. NIES-3756 genomic segment:
- a CDS encoding serine/threonine-protein kinase yields MICCLNPDCSNPLNSDGRNSCKTCGTTLVPLLRNRFRVIRVLSDEGGFGRTYLSEDKDKLNEPCVIKQLAPKFQGTWSQKKAVELFAEEAKRLQELGEHPQIPTLLAYFEQDNCLYLVQQFINGQNLLKELQQRKNYRPGEIQAILLDLLPVLKFIHDRGVIHRDIKPENIIRCRTDGRLNLIDFGSSKQLTAKVQNFGTSIGSHGYSPLEQIRDGKAYAASDLFALGATCFHLITSVSPFQLWMEHGYSWVSNWRQYLRSPLTPELDHVMDKLLQKDLKQRYTSADEVINDITPKQPLALPAAGQTSGKFSIPQTTYIAKLPRKYALVRSVVLLSALVLLFGFSESWVSQYRRIYSSLSSRLTQHKSSEMVIVQSQKPTLRTITLANTIPSHENPYISLAVNPNGQIIASCGGDRTIKIWQLATGEKISILNGHSLKVNAVAFSPDGKTLVSASDDNTIKVWNLKTGKVIRTLEGHSDAVHTLAISPNGKTLVSGSDDNTVKVWNLTTGRLITTLTGHTFWVRSVAISPDGVNIASGSFDKTIKIWNLETGNLTHTLAGHGETVTSIAFSPDGKTLASASRDRTIKIWNVGAGTRLLTLKGSTETVTSVAFSPDGNTLASASRDQTIKLWNLATGEEIRTLEGHENTVTSVAFTHDGANLVSGSEDNTIKIWSVGN; encoded by the coding sequence ATGATCTGCTGCTTAAATCCAGATTGCTCAAATCCATTAAACTCTGATGGAAGAAACTCGTGTAAAACCTGTGGTACTACCTTAGTACCGCTTTTAAGAAACCGCTTTCGTGTCATTCGTGTACTTTCTGATGAAGGAGGATTTGGCAGAACTTATCTATCGGAGGATAAAGATAAATTAAATGAACCCTGTGTAATTAAGCAACTAGCACCAAAATTTCAAGGTACTTGGTCACAAAAAAAGGCAGTGGAATTGTTTGCTGAGGAAGCCAAGCGCTTACAAGAACTTGGCGAACATCCGCAAATTCCTACTTTGTTGGCTTATTTTGAGCAAGATAATTGTTTGTATTTGGTGCAACAGTTTATTAATGGGCAGAATCTTTTAAAAGAGTTACAGCAACGTAAGAATTATCGACCAGGGGAAATTCAAGCGATTTTGTTAGATTTACTCCCTGTTCTTAAATTTATACACGATCGCGGTGTTATTCATCGAGACATCAAACCCGAAAATATTATTCGGTGTCGCACTGATGGCAGATTAAATCTTATCGATTTTGGTTCTTCTAAACAATTAACTGCCAAAGTGCAGAATTTCGGCACATCCATCGGTTCACATGGTTACTCACCACTAGAACAAATTCGTGATGGTAAAGCTTATGCTGCTAGTGATTTGTTCGCTTTGGGGGCTACTTGCTTTCACCTGATAACTAGCGTTTCACCTTTCCAATTGTGGATGGAACATGGTTATAGTTGGGTTTCTAATTGGCGGCAATATTTACGTAGTCCCTTGACACCAGAATTAGATCATGTGATGGATAAGCTGTTGCAAAAAGACCTCAAGCAGCGTTACACATCAGCTGATGAAGTCATTAATGATATTACTCCCAAACAGCCCTTAGCCTTACCAGCCGCCGGACAAACATCTGGCAAATTTTCCATACCTCAGACAACTTATATAGCTAAGTTGCCTAGAAAATATGCCTTAGTCAGAAGTGTAGTTTTGCTGAGTGCTTTAGTATTGCTATTTGGTTTTAGCGAATCTTGGGTTAGCCAATATCGGCGCATTTATAGCAGTTTATCCTCAAGGCTAACTCAGCACAAGTCTAGCGAAATGGTCATAGTACAGTCGCAAAAGCCCACATTGAGAACCATTACCCTAGCTAATACTATTCCCAGTCACGAAAACCCTTATATTTCCCTGGCAGTTAATCCTAATGGTCAAATCATAGCTAGTTGTGGGGGCGATCGCACTATTAAGATTTGGCAGTTAGCCACAGGTGAAAAAATCTCTATCCTGAATGGACATTCTCTCAAAGTCAATGCTGTCGCCTTTAGCCCTGATGGTAAAACCTTAGTTAGCGCCAGCGATGATAACACCATTAAAGTTTGGAATCTCAAAACTGGCAAAGTCATTCGCACCTTAGAAGGACACAGTGACGCTGTTCATACCCTTGCTATCAGTCCCAACGGTAAAACCTTAGTTAGTGGTAGCGATGATAACACCGTTAAAGTCTGGAATCTAACTACGGGAAGGCTGATCACTACACTCACAGGACACACATTCTGGGTGCGTTCCGTCGCCATTAGCCCCGATGGTGTCAATATAGCTAGTGGTAGTTTTGATAAAACTATTAAAATTTGGAATTTAGAAACCGGAAACCTGACTCACACACTAGCCGGACATGGTGAAACAGTCACATCAATTGCTTTTAGTCCCGATGGTAAGACTTTAGCCAGTGCTAGCCGCGATCGCACGATCAAAATTTGGAATGTAGGCGCAGGTACAAGACTTCTCACCCTAAAAGGAAGTACGGAAACAGTTACATCAGTTGCCTTTAGTCCCGATGGTAACACCCTAGCCAGTGCCAGCCGTGACCAAACTATCAAGCTGTGGAATTTAGCAACAGGCGAAGAAATTCGCACCCTAGAAGGACATGAAAATACTGTCACATCTGTAGCTTTTACCCATGACGGTGCAAACTTAGTCAGTGGTAGCGAAGATAACACGATTAAAATTTGGTCTGTAGGCAATTAA
- a CDS encoding DUF429 domain-containing protein: protein MKFIGVDLGWKSQPSGLCCLQLIDGKLEILDLDRQDAIAHIFTWIDTWVQPKEPALIAVDAPTLIPNPTGSRLPDKLTHKYFGKYHAGCYPANQGLPFADRTINFGLELESRGFVHAPTIEPQKLGRYQIEVFPHPAIVNLFNLDRILKYKKGRLSERRLELVKLYQYIVDILPTFEPALCVKKLAVGEIPHTGTELKAAEDKLDSLICAYVAAYWWYWGEQRNLVLGDRTTGYIVIPKMGSGE from the coding sequence ATGAAATTTATTGGTGTTGATTTGGGTTGGAAGTCTCAACCGAGTGGACTGTGTTGTCTACAGTTGATTGATGGGAAACTAGAAATACTTGATTTAGATCGGCAAGATGCGATCGCCCACATTTTCACCTGGATTGATACATGGGTACAACCCAAGGAACCCGCACTCATAGCCGTAGACGCGCCTACCCTCATCCCCAACCCTACAGGTAGCCGTCTTCCTGACAAACTCACACACAAATATTTTGGTAAATACCACGCCGGCTGTTACCCAGCAAACCAAGGTCTACCCTTTGCCGATCGCACCATCAATTTTGGCTTAGAATTAGAATCCCGTGGTTTCGTCCATGCACCCACAATCGAACCACAAAAATTAGGCAGATATCAAATAGAAGTCTTTCCCCATCCAGCAATAGTCAATCTATTCAACTTAGATCGTATCCTCAAATATAAAAAAGGGCGCCTCAGTGAGCGCCGCTTAGAATTAGTCAAACTGTATCAATATATTGTGGATATCTTACCCACCTTTGAGCCTGCTTTGTGTGTAAAAAAGTTAGCTGTTGGTGAAATTCCCCATACAGGTACAGAACTAAAAGCTGCCGAAGATAAACTAGATAGCTTAATTTGTGCCTACGTAGCCGCGTACTGGTGGTATTGGGGAGAACAACGTAACTTAGTTTTAGGCGATCGCACTACGGGTTACATTGTCATTCCAAAAATGGGGAGTGGGGAGTAG